In one window of Gemmatimonadota bacterium DNA:
- a CDS encoding ABC transporter ATP-binding protein, producing MTTNGQPLIRLDGIKKVFYTDEVETHALAEVHLEIRKGEYVAIAGPSGCGKTTLLSLLGLLDTPTGGEYWLDGKPVAQLSPAERARIRNREIGFIFQAFNLIGDLTVYENVELPLTYRGLGAADRKQRVLAALEKVGMSHRMKHYPSQLSGGQQQRVAVARAVAGEPLILLADEPTGNLDSTNGEAVMGLLQELHRGGATICMVTHDPRYAAHADRPIHLFDGRVVEDHLVETARG from the coding sequence ATGACGACGAACGGCCAGCCCCTCATCCGCCTGGATGGCATCAAGAAGGTCTTCTACACCGACGAGGTGGAGACCCACGCCCTCGCCGAGGTGCATCTCGAGATCCGCAAGGGCGAGTACGTCGCCATCGCGGGCCCGTCGGGATGCGGCAAGACCACCCTCCTGTCGCTGCTCGGCCTGCTCGACACCCCCACGGGCGGCGAGTACTGGCTGGATGGCAAGCCGGTGGCGCAGCTCTCTCCCGCGGAGCGGGCCCGCATCCGCAACCGCGAGATCGGGTTCATCTTCCAGGCTTTCAACCTGATCGGCGACCTGACGGTGTACGAGAACGTCGAGCTGCCGCTGACCTACCGCGGGCTGGGCGCCGCCGACCGCAAGCAGCGGGTGCTCGCGGCGCTGGAGAAGGTAGGGATGTCCCACCGGATGAAGCACTACCCCTCCCAGCTCTCGGGCGGCCAGCAGCAGCGCGTGGCGGTGGCGCGGGCGGTGGCGGGCGAGCCGCTGATCCTCCTGGCCGACGAGCCCACCGGTAACCTCGACTCGACCAATGGCGAGGCGGTGATGGGGCTGCTGCAGGAGCTGCACCGGGGCGGCGCGACCATCTGCATGGTGACCCACGACCCGCGCTACGCGGCCCATGCCGACCGTCCGATCCACCTCTTCGACGGGCGGGTGGTCGAGGACCACCTGGTGGAGACGGCGCGGGGCTGA
- a CDS encoding HlyD family efflux transporter periplasmic adaptor subunit, protein MDIPRERRPDRRRFILMGSGLLALVVITVGLSRLKPAAPSVEGGTLWTDTVRLGPMVREVRGPGSLVPEQIRWVSAVTPGRVEKKPIQPGARVTASTILLELSNPDMEIQRLQAERSLTESQAQLVSLRTQLETQRLNQAGTVASVRSEYREAIRKALADSALAAQNLISTSEYARSRDKAEELTERLAVEQQRLQIFTDNIAGQLQVQEEQVQRLKAVADFQRSMVDAMTVRAGADGVLQELPLEVGQWAISGATLAKVVQPERLKAVLRIPETQAKDVVIGQVAAIDTRNGIIKGHVVRIDPASQNATVTVDVMLDGPLPRGARPDLSVDGTIELERLDRVLHVGRPAYGQANSTVGLFRVIPGTDEAERVRVELGRNSVNAIEIIRGLAEGDVVILSDMSRWDAVERVRLK, encoded by the coding sequence GTGGACATTCCCCGAGAGCGCCGTCCGGACCGCCGCCGCTTCATCCTCATGGGGTCGGGGCTGCTGGCCCTGGTGGTCATCACCGTCGGGCTGTCGCGGCTCAAGCCCGCCGCGCCCTCAGTGGAGGGTGGCACGCTCTGGACCGACACCGTCCGGCTGGGACCGATGGTGCGCGAGGTGCGGGGGCCCGGGTCCCTCGTCCCGGAACAGATCCGCTGGGTGTCGGCGGTCACGCCGGGGCGGGTGGAGAAGAAGCCGATCCAGCCGGGGGCGCGGGTCACGGCCAGCACGATCCTGCTCGAGCTGAGCAACCCCGACATGGAGATCCAGCGGCTGCAGGCGGAGCGGTCGCTGACCGAGTCGCAGGCCCAGCTGGTGTCGCTCCGGACCCAGCTCGAGACCCAGCGGCTCAACCAGGCGGGGACGGTGGCCTCGGTGCGGTCCGAGTACCGCGAGGCGATCCGGAAGGCGCTGGCCGACTCCGCCCTGGCCGCGCAGAACCTCATCTCCACCTCGGAGTACGCCCGCTCCCGGGACAAGGCCGAGGAGCTGACGGAGCGGCTCGCGGTGGAGCAGCAGCGGCTGCAGATCTTCACCGACAACATCGCGGGGCAGCTGCAGGTGCAGGAGGAGCAGGTCCAGCGGCTCAAGGCCGTGGCCGACTTCCAGCGCTCGATGGTGGACGCGATGACCGTGCGGGCGGGCGCCGACGGGGTGCTGCAGGAGCTGCCGCTCGAGGTGGGCCAGTGGGCCATCTCGGGCGCCACGCTGGCGAAGGTGGTGCAGCCGGAGCGGCTCAAGGCGGTGCTCCGCATCCCGGAGACGCAGGCCAAGGACGTGGTGATCGGCCAGGTGGCGGCGATCGACACGCGCAACGGCATCATCAAGGGCCACGTGGTGCGGATCGATCCGGCGTCGCAGAACGCGACCGTGACGGTCGACGTGATGCTCGACGGGCCGCTGCCCCGGGGGGCGCGTCCCGACCTGAGCGTGGATGGCACGATCGAGCTGGAGCGGCTCGACCGGGTGCTGCACGTGGGGCGCCCGGCCTACGGCCAGGCCAACAGCACCGTGGGCCTGTTCCGGGTGATTCCCGGCACCGACGAGGCCGAGCGGGTGCGGGTCGAGCTGGGCCGGAACTCCGTCAACGCCATCGAGATCATCCGCGGGCTCGCCGAAGGCGATGTCGTGATCCTTTCCGACATGTCGCGGTGGGACGCGGTCGAGCGGGTCCGTCTCAAGTGA
- a CDS encoding TonB-dependent receptor — translation MRRILVGAMLLAGGALPLRAQAVGAVAGIVREAGAGGQPLAGARVTLDNGRYTTTSDARGVYRLRELPAGWHVVRATAIGYRPVSRDSVLVRAGQTTPLDFALQPDPVGLEPLEVIADRVDSVLDPLAIQDQQRFTAEELRRLPVSSIEEAIALSSGAVGESYRGGRLGQQAFILDGLGLKNQLDASTGSLGVRLPPDMLAEASLITNGFSARYGQAVSALVNLATRDGGDHWGGRAAYETDRPMGANNDFGLDRFLLGVDGPLPAGIRLLAVADVSARLDADPVNAPRPGNPRDPRSGGPALLPHNSGEQADLAAKLTIPLGTRQTLRILGLHSADQRLLYDQAYKYEQDLAPVRRTSGNLLNGHLQRTFSGSGIIADLRVGYFDREFLRGTATETADYAFGAFTGSSLGILGEDIARRQDTVSANAGLPGMIAPTWSDRTPWGVPAFFLGRASRGSLAWNQYRETRTRLDVSFPAGSWSDFYVGGEYSAQHVKTFQRVQGYLPAGDSVPATSASDFTPWAGSLYAEVQGRSRDLALTVGVRYDQFSGRDDLPGKATGTQRALSPRVAVSTVLKGATFVASFGKFRQAPDYQYLVDAAFDDTTRTGRFRQGNPDLGFEESTQYEFSLRVRPTPVTSLRANIYVRRLDGLVASVPLGVNPDSSIFGNVDAGSVKGFELLAEREMARGWAARVSYTLQEATANSSDAFFVRRGAEIDPVSGDTILPAKVEFPLDFDRRHTLTAILTGTTPAAFGPRLFGVRPFAAFEATTIVRYASGLPFSRTNTAGDSILGLPNDGRLPGTSTVDLLLRRPIRLGRVGGSIYLDVRNLLNRRNVIAVRRDTGKTALTVEKLTALADSAYQANASPIPYESPRYRRWADLDNNGYVDGAAELQPLFLAAAKDFFQPIFYYGAPRLVRLGMEFTF, via the coding sequence GTGCGGCGAATCCTCGTGGGCGCGATGCTGCTGGCGGGCGGGGCCCTCCCCCTCCGGGCGCAGGCGGTCGGCGCGGTGGCCGGGATCGTGCGGGAGGCCGGCGCGGGCGGCCAGCCGCTCGCCGGTGCCCGGGTCACGCTCGACAACGGCCGCTACACCACCACCTCCGACGCGCGGGGCGTCTACCGGCTCCGCGAACTGCCCGCCGGCTGGCACGTGGTGCGCGCCACCGCCATCGGCTACCGGCCGGTCAGCCGCGACAGCGTGCTGGTGCGGGCCGGCCAGACCACCCCGCTCGACTTCGCCCTGCAGCCCGACCCCGTCGGCCTCGAGCCGTTGGAGGTCATCGCCGACCGGGTGGATTCGGTGCTCGACCCGCTGGCGATCCAGGACCAGCAGCGCTTCACCGCCGAGGAGCTCCGCCGGCTGCCGGTCTCGAGCATCGAGGAGGCGATCGCCCTCTCCTCCGGCGCCGTGGGCGAGAGCTATCGCGGGGGCCGGCTGGGCCAGCAGGCCTTCATCCTCGACGGCCTTGGGCTCAAGAACCAGCTCGACGCCTCCACCGGCTCCCTCGGCGTGCGCCTCCCCCCCGACATGCTCGCCGAGGCCTCACTCATCACCAACGGCTTCTCGGCGCGCTACGGACAGGCGGTCTCCGCGCTGGTGAACCTGGCCACCCGCGACGGCGGCGACCACTGGGGCGGCCGCGCCGCCTACGAGACCGACCGGCCGATGGGCGCCAACAACGACTTCGGCCTCGACCGCTTCCTGCTCGGCGTCGACGGGCCGCTGCCGGCGGGCATCCGGCTCCTCGCCGTGGCCGACGTCTCCGCCCGGCTCGACGCCGACCCGGTCAATGCCCCCCGGCCCGGCAACCCCCGCGACCCCCGCAGCGGCGGCCCGGCCCTCCTGCCGCACAACAGCGGCGAGCAGGCCGACCTCGCGGCCAAGCTCACCATCCCCCTCGGCACCCGGCAGACCCTGCGGATCCTGGGGCTCCATTCCGCGGACCAGCGCCTGCTCTACGACCAGGCCTACAAGTACGAGCAGGACCTGGCCCCGGTGCGGCGCACCAGCGGCAACCTGCTCAACGGCCACCTGCAGCGCACGTTCTCCGGGTCCGGCATCATCGCCGACCTCCGGGTGGGCTACTTCGACCGGGAGTTCCTGCGGGGGACCGCCACCGAGACCGCCGACTACGCCTTCGGCGCCTTCACCGGCTCCTCGCTCGGCATCCTGGGCGAGGACATTGCGCGGCGTCAGGACACCGTGAGCGCCAACGCGGGCCTCCCGGGGATGATCGCCCCGACCTGGAGCGACCGGACCCCGTGGGGCGTCCCCGCCTTCTTCCTGGGGCGCGCCTCGCGCGGGAGCCTGGCCTGGAACCAGTACCGTGAGACCCGCACCCGCCTCGACGTGAGCTTCCCCGCGGGGAGCTGGAGTGACTTCTACGTGGGCGGGGAGTACTCCGCCCAGCACGTGAAGACCTTCCAGCGGGTGCAGGGCTACCTGCCCGCGGGCGACTCGGTGCCCGCCACCTCGGCCTCCGACTTCACCCCCTGGGCGGGCTCGCTCTACGCGGAGGTCCAGGGCCGTTCCCGCGATCTGGCCCTGACCGTCGGCGTGCGCTACGACCAGTTCAGCGGCCGCGACGACCTCCCCGGCAAGGCAACCGGGACGCAGCGGGCCCTCTCGCCCCGCGTGGCCGTCAGCACCGTGCTCAAGGGCGCCACCTTCGTCGCCAGTTTCGGCAAGTTCCGCCAGGCACCGGATTACCAGTACCTGGTGGACGCGGCGTTCGACGACACCACCCGCACCGGGCGCTTCCGGCAGGGCAACCCGGACCTCGGATTCGAGGAATCCACCCAGTACGAGTTCAGCCTGCGGGTGCGGCCCACCCCGGTCACCTCGCTCCGCGCCAACATCTACGTCCGCCGGCTCGACGGCCTGGTGGCCTCGGTGCCGCTCGGGGTGAATCCCGACTCGAGCATCTTCGGGAACGTGGACGCGGGCTCGGTGAAGGGTTTCGAGCTGCTGGCGGAACGGGAGATGGCGCGCGGCTGGGCGGCGCGGGTGAGTTACACGCTGCAGGAGGCCACGGCCAATTCCTCCGACGCCTTCTTTGTGCGGCGCGGCGCGGAGATCGACCCGGTCTCGGGCGACACCATCCTGCCCGCCAAGGTCGAGTTTCCCCTCGACTTCGACCGGCGCCACACCCTGACCGCGATCCTCACCGGCACCACCCCGGCCGCCTTCGGGCCGCGGCTGTTCGGCGTCCGGCCGTTCGCGGCCTTCGAGGCCACCACGATCGTGCGCTACGCCTCGGGGCTGCCCTTCTCGAGGACCAATACCGCCGGCGACTCCATCCTCGGCCTGCCGAACGATGGCCGGCTGCCGGGCACCAGCACCGTGGACCTGCTGCTCCGCCGCCCGATCCGCCTGGGCCGGGTGGGCGGCAGCATCTACCTCGACGTCCGCAACCTGCTCAACCGCCGCAACGTGATCGCGGTGCGCCGGGATACCGGGAAGACCGCCCTCACGGTCGAGAAGCTGACGGCGCTGGCCGACTCCGCCTACCAGGCCAACGCCTCGCCGATCCCGTATGAATCGCCGCGCTATCGCCGCTGGGCCGACCTCGACAACAACGGGTACGTCGACGGTGCCGCTGAACTCCAGCCCCTGTTCCTCGCGGCGGCAAAGGACTTCTTCCAGCCCATCTTCTACTACGGCGCGCCGCGCCTGGTGCGGCTCGGGATGGAGTTCACCTTCTGA
- a CDS encoding DUF1499 domain-containing protein, whose amino-acid sequence MRIELPLTLLALLAACTGTPPAGGVPDEARFRALLAEGGGANIAVTADSAEDRRLQPHAVPGQPAVARARLLEAIAGLPRWAVRDSAGPVLWATRTTRLFRFVDDIYLLAEARGDSTLVLARSASRLGEGDLGQNRRNLAELWAALARSRAP is encoded by the coding sequence ATGCGAATCGAGTTGCCCCTCACCCTTCTGGCGCTCCTTGCGGCCTGCACCGGGACCCCGCCTGCCGGCGGGGTCCCGGACGAGGCCCGATTCCGGGCCCTGCTGGCGGAGGGCGGCGGCGCCAATATCGCCGTGACCGCCGACTCGGCGGAGGATCGGCGGCTGCAGCCGCACGCCGTCCCCGGGCAGCCCGCCGTAGCCAGGGCCCGCCTGCTCGAGGCCATCGCCGGGCTGCCCCGATGGGCGGTGAGGGATAGCGCGGGCCCGGTCCTCTGGGCCACCCGCACCACCCGCCTGTTCCGGTTCGTCGATGACATCTATCTCCTTGCCGAGGCCCGCGGCGACTCGACCCTGGTGCTGGCCCGGAGCGCCTCCCGCCTGGGCGAGGGCGACCTGGGCCAGAACCGCCGCAACCTCGCGGAGCTGTGGGCCGCCCTGGCCCGAAGTCGCGCGCCATGA
- a CDS encoding superoxide dismutase family protein produces the protein MHRSLLLAALAGLPASLGAQDAPDGPPPVRATFAVIDSSGDRIGQVTAVQDPGGVVLQLLVTRLTPGPHGMHLHAAPACEPPAFLSAAGHFNPTGRKHGRDNPEGPHAGDLPNLQVQPDGTGRAQVRLEGLTLTAGPHSIGVPGTALVIHAGKDDGTTDPTGNSGPRLACAVVGIAPAP, from the coding sequence ATGCACCGTTCGCTACTGCTCGCTGCCCTTGCCGGACTGCCGGCCTCCCTCGGGGCGCAGGATGCCCCCGACGGCCCCCCGCCGGTCCGCGCCACCTTCGCCGTGATCGACTCGAGCGGTGACCGCATCGGGCAGGTCACGGCGGTGCAGGACCCCGGTGGGGTCGTACTGCAGCTCCTGGTCACCCGGCTCACCCCCGGTCCGCACGGCATGCACCTCCACGCGGCCCCGGCCTGCGAGCCGCCCGCCTTCCTGAGCGCCGCCGGGCACTTCAACCCGACCGGCCGCAAGCACGGCCGCGACAATCCCGAGGGGCCACACGCCGGCGACCTGCCCAACCTCCAGGTGCAGCCCGACGGCACGGGCCGGGCGCAGGTCCGGCTCGAGGGCCTGACACTCACGGCCGGGCCCCACTCGATCGGCGTCCCGGGCACCGCGCTGGTGATCCACGCCGGCAAGGACGACGGCACCACCGATCCGACCGGCAACTCGGGTCCCCGACTGGCCTGCGCGGTCGTCGGCATCGCCCCCGCGCCCTGA
- a CDS encoding cytochrome ubiquinol oxidase subunit I — protein MSDLFAARTQMAMSLGFHILFAVVGIGMPLLMVAAERRWLATRDPVDLELARRWAKGTAILFAVGAVSGTVLSFELGLLWPGFMEMAGPIIGMPFSLEGFAFFTEAIFLGIYLYGWDRIPPRAHLFAGVLVAVSGMLSGVFVVIANAWMNTPTGFDLVDGVPANIDPIKAIFNPAALQQTLHMTLAAYAATGFAVAGIHAFLLLRDPMNAFHRRALTLGLLVGGPAALLQPLSGDLSAQQVAAFQPAKLAAMEALFETQAGAPLLLGGWPDMDTRTVRFGLELPYGLSLLAHHDPHAVVIGLDSIPRADWPHVPTVHLAFQVMVGIGTAMAAVAAWGLLALLRRQDLGTRRPLLMAVAACAPLGFIAIEAGWVVTEVGRQPWIIHGVLRTSEAVTPMPGLAYTLLGFTLLYLFLGVVVAWLLYAQIIRSPRQQEWHRLYHPARGGT, from the coding sequence ATGAGCGACCTGTTCGCCGCCCGCACCCAGATGGCCATGTCCCTCGGCTTCCACATCCTGTTCGCCGTGGTGGGGATCGGCATGCCCCTGCTGATGGTCGCCGCCGAGCGTCGCTGGCTCGCCACCCGCGACCCGGTGGACCTCGAACTGGCCCGGCGCTGGGCCAAGGGCACGGCCATCCTTTTTGCCGTCGGCGCGGTCTCGGGGACGGTGCTCAGCTTCGAGCTCGGGCTCCTGTGGCCCGGGTTCATGGAGATGGCCGGGCCGATCATCGGCATGCCGTTCTCGCTCGAGGGGTTTGCCTTCTTCACGGAAGCCATCTTCCTCGGGATCTACCTCTACGGCTGGGACCGGATCCCGCCGCGGGCGCACCTGTTCGCCGGCGTGCTGGTGGCGGTGAGCGGGATGCTCTCCGGGGTCTTCGTCGTGATCGCCAACGCCTGGATGAACACGCCGACCGGCTTCGACCTGGTCGACGGTGTCCCTGCGAACATCGATCCCATCAAGGCCATCTTCAATCCCGCCGCGCTGCAGCAGACACTCCACATGACGCTCGCGGCGTACGCAGCCACGGGCTTTGCCGTGGCGGGCATCCACGCCTTCCTGCTGCTCCGGGACCCGATGAACGCCTTCCACCGCCGGGCGCTCACCCTGGGCCTGCTGGTCGGCGGCCCCGCGGCGCTGCTGCAGCCGCTCTCGGGGGACCTGAGCGCGCAGCAGGTGGCGGCGTTCCAGCCCGCCAAGCTGGCGGCGATGGAAGCCCTCTTCGAGACGCAGGCCGGCGCCCCGCTGCTGCTGGGCGGCTGGCCCGACATGGACACCCGCACCGTACGGTTCGGGCTCGAGCTGCCGTATGGGCTCTCGCTGCTCGCCCACCACGACCCGCACGCGGTGGTCATCGGGCTCGACTCGATTCCCCGCGCCGACTGGCCCCACGTGCCCACCGTGCACCTGGCCTTCCAGGTGATGGTGGGCATCGGCACCGCGATGGCGGCGGTGGCGGCCTGGGGGCTGCTGGCCCTGCTCCGCCGCCAGGACCTCGGCACCCGGCGGCCCCTCCTGATGGCGGTGGCGGCGTGCGCGCCCCTCGGCTTCATCGCCATCGAGGCGGGATGGGTGGTCACCGAGGTGGGGCGACAGCCCTGGATCATCCACGGCGTGCTGCGCACCAGCGAGGCGGTCACGCCCATGCCCGGCCTCGCCTACACCCTGCTCGGCTTCACGCTCCTCTACCTCTTTCTCGGCGTGGTCGTCGCCTGGCTGCTCTACGCGCAGATCATCCGGAGCCCCCGGCAGCAGGAGTGGCATCGCCTCTACCACCCCGCGCGGGGCGGGACCTGA
- a CDS encoding cytochrome d ubiquinol oxidase subunit II, with amino-acid sequence MPDIGAAELLAGAVVVALNAYVLFGGADFGGGVWDLLATGPRRLRQRDLIAHAIGPVWEANHVWLILVVVLLFTCFPPVFSRLAIALHLPLTLILVGVVLRGSAFTFRSYGGEDEPAQRRWGRVFAVASLVTPLLLGVAVGAIAAGRVVPPSGAGFRADYVDPWLSPFTVSVGVFTLVLFAFLAAVYLTLESPDEELAEDFRRRALGAGVAVFAAAMTTLGLAWREAPLVWHGLTTSTRALPVHALTGVAATVALWALWRRRFPLARVAAAAQVSFILWGWALAQYPYLLPPGLDIAGAAAPAITLKLTLGALGLGALVLFPSLFYLFRVFKTRPPE; translated from the coding sequence ATGCCGGACATCGGTGCGGCGGAGCTCCTCGCGGGCGCCGTGGTGGTGGCGCTCAACGCCTACGTGCTGTTCGGCGGGGCAGACTTCGGCGGCGGCGTGTGGGACCTCCTCGCCACCGGCCCGCGCCGCCTGCGGCAGCGCGACCTCATCGCCCACGCCATCGGTCCGGTGTGGGAAGCCAATCACGTCTGGCTCATCCTGGTGGTGGTGCTGCTCTTCACCTGCTTCCCGCCCGTGTTCAGCCGGCTGGCGATCGCCCTGCACCTGCCCCTCACCCTGATCCTGGTGGGCGTGGTCCTGCGGGGCTCGGCCTTCACATTCCGGAGCTACGGCGGCGAGGACGAGCCGGCGCAGCGGCGCTGGGGCCGGGTGTTCGCGGTGGCATCGCTGGTCACGCCGCTGCTCCTCGGGGTGGCCGTGGGCGCCATCGCGGCGGGCCGGGTGGTGCCGCCCTCGGGCGCGGGGTTCCGCGCCGACTACGTGGACCCGTGGCTCTCCCCGTTCACCGTGAGCGTCGGGGTGTTCACCCTGGTGCTGTTCGCGTTCCTCGCGGCGGTCTACCTGACACTCGAAAGCCCGGATGAGGAACTGGCGGAGGATTTCCGCCGCCGGGCCCTCGGCGCGGGGGTGGCCGTCTTCGCCGCCGCGATGACCACGCTCGGGCTGGCCTGGCGGGAGGCGCCGCTCGTGTGGCACGGCCTCACCACCAGCACGCGGGCGCTGCCGGTGCACGCGCTCACCGGGGTCGCGGCCACGGTGGCGCTCTGGGCGCTGTGGCGGCGGCGCTTCCCACTCGCCCGGGTGGCCGCCGCGGCGCAGGTGAGCTTCATCCTCTGGGGCTGGGCGCTGGCCCAGTACCCGTACCTGCTGCCCCCCGGCCTCGACATCGCCGGCGCCGCCGCCCCGGCCATCACCCTGAAGCTCACGCTTGGCGCGCTGGGGCTGGGGGCACTGGTCCTCTTTCCCTCCCTGTTCTACCTGTTCCGCGTCTTCAAGACCCGCCCGCCGGAATGA
- a CDS encoding MFS transporter — MSNGQGSPQGEAAIPPFRQVLGHPGPLWMLFMAEFWERFAFYGIRWALVLYIVAQFHGGAASGQADANLTYGSYLALVYAAAILGGYVADKYLGHQRSILIGAVFMAAGLFLIAVPDPTVFKFGLATIVCGNGMFKPIISTLVGRLYATGDERRDSGFTIFYMGINSGAFLAPLLTGWLANTVFGSEGMPAYKFVFIASGVGMLISLVWFYLGRSQLQGIGAPAPEATGKHRVFVVMLGTLATIPLVYALLAVGGKPLQYVLSALFVILVFLLMTEAIREGKVARDRVIAMMIIFLFNILFWMFFEQAGSSFTFLADQIVNRDLGGFTFPTAWFQSVNSIAIIALAPVLAWVWVKMALRNVNPSIPRKFGLGLLFNGLAFLLLMFALSSLVSAEGKIPFWTLVAVYFIQSVGELCLSPIGLSMVTKLAPSRLGGLAMGGWFVSIGIGNNLSGIFASAVSGEAGMTTASALGGYTFGFWTLFGAGALLFLTAPLVNRLMHGVK, encoded by the coding sequence ATGAGCAATGGACAGGGTTCGCCCCAGGGCGAGGCCGCCATCCCGCCGTTCCGGCAGGTCCTGGGCCACCCCGGCCCGCTGTGGATGCTGTTCATGGCGGAGTTCTGGGAGCGCTTCGCCTTCTACGGCATCCGCTGGGCGCTGGTGCTCTACATCGTGGCACAGTTCCACGGGGGCGCGGCCAGCGGGCAGGCCGACGCGAACCTGACCTATGGCTCCTACCTTGCCCTGGTGTACGCGGCCGCGATCCTGGGCGGCTATGTCGCCGACAAGTACCTGGGCCACCAGCGCTCCATCCTGATCGGCGCGGTGTTCATGGCGGCGGGGTTGTTCCTGATCGCCGTGCCCGACCCGACGGTGTTCAAGTTCGGCCTGGCGACGATCGTGTGCGGCAACGGCATGTTCAAGCCGATCATCTCCACCCTGGTGGGCCGGCTCTACGCCACCGGCGACGAACGGCGGGACAGCGGCTTCACGATCTTCTACATGGGCATCAACTCGGGCGCCTTCCTCGCGCCCCTGCTGACCGGCTGGCTGGCCAATACGGTCTTCGGCAGCGAGGGGATGCCGGCGTACAAGTTCGTCTTCATCGCGTCGGGCGTCGGCATGCTCATCAGCCTGGTGTGGTTCTACCTGGGCCGCAGCCAGTTGCAGGGCATCGGCGCCCCCGCCCCGGAGGCCACGGGCAAGCACCGGGTGTTCGTCGTGATGCTGGGCACGCTGGCGACGATCCCGCTGGTGTACGCCCTGCTGGCGGTGGGCGGGAAGCCGCTGCAGTACGTCCTGTCCGCGCTCTTCGTGATCCTGGTGTTCCTGCTCATGACGGAGGCCATCCGCGAGGGCAAGGTGGCGCGAGACCGGGTGATCGCCATGATGATCATCTTCCTCTTCAACATCCTGTTCTGGATGTTCTTCGAGCAGGCAGGCAGCTCGTTCACCTTCCTCGCCGACCAGATCGTCAACCGCGACCTCGGCGGGTTCACCTTCCCGACCGCCTGGTTCCAGAGCGTCAACTCGATCGCGATCATCGCCCTGGCCCCGGTGCTGGCGTGGGTGTGGGTGAAGATGGCGCTGCGCAACGTGAACCCGTCGATCCCGCGCAAGTTCGGCCTCGGCCTCCTCTTCAACGGCCTGGCGTTCCTGCTGCTGATGTTCGCGCTCTCGTCGCTGGTCAGCGCCGAGGGGAAGATCCCCTTCTGGACCCTGGTGGCGGTCTACTTCATCCAGTCGGTGGGCGAGCTGTGCCTCTCGCCGATCGGCCTGTCCATGGTGACCAAGCTGGCGCCGTCGCGCCTGGGGGGGCTGGCCATGGGGGGGTGGTTCGTCTCGATCGGCATCGGCAACAACCTGTCGGGCATCTTCGCCAGCGCGGTCAGCGGCGAGGCGGGGATGACCACCGCCTCCGCGCTGGGCGGGTACACCTTCGGCTTCTGGACGCTGTTCGGGGCAGGGGCGCTGCTCTTCCTGACGGCGCCGCTGGTCAACCGCCTGATGCACGGCGTGAAGTAG
- a CDS encoding DUF1028 domain-containing protein, with product MPRSTVRRRLALAGLCLAPLAPLAAQQPLAPPAHFQKLAHTYSIVAWDSVTGDLGVAVQSKFPNVGGIVPWARAGIGAVATQSLGNTAYGERGLELLAMGATAEEALRVVMRTDTMLGDRQVGMVDARGNAASFTGDRTFDWAGGRVGCGGTPAGRAAMTIETAGPGGSCEVVGGKGQVIVGRGFAAQANIMVSDRTVLNMARTFETATGSLADRLMAALRAGQAGGGDKRGMQSAALLVVRKDGGYLGANDRFIDIRVYDAVEPIAELERLLALHRLHFFPSAPADLVAIGPEIQRQLEAILLREPPGQAQKWLSRPQGRLTPEFLAALRDFMYWENYDVRVRMDGQIDRQVLADILRKHR from the coding sequence ATGCCCCGATCGACGGTCCGCCGGCGCCTCGCGCTGGCGGGCCTCTGCCTCGCTCCCCTCGCCCCCCTCGCCGCCCAGCAGCCGCTCGCTCCCCCCGCCCACTTCCAGAAGCTGGCCCATACCTACAGCATCGTCGCGTGGGACTCCGTGACCGGAGACCTCGGCGTGGCGGTGCAGTCGAAGTTCCCGAACGTCGGCGGCATCGTGCCCTGGGCGCGGGCCGGGATCGGGGCGGTGGCCACCCAGAGCCTGGGGAACACCGCGTACGGCGAACGGGGGCTCGAACTGCTCGCCATGGGCGCCACCGCCGAAGAGGCGCTGCGGGTCGTGATGCGGACCGACACGATGCTGGGCGACCGCCAGGTGGGCATGGTGGACGCGCGCGGCAACGCCGCCAGCTTCACGGGCGACCGGACCTTCGACTGGGCCGGGGGGCGGGTGGGATGCGGCGGCACGCCGGCCGGCCGCGCAGCGATGACCATCGAGACCGCGGGGCCGGGCGGGTCCTGCGAGGTGGTGGGCGGCAAGGGGCAGGTGATCGTGGGGCGGGGCTTCGCCGCCCAGGCCAACATCATGGTCTCCGACCGCACCGTGCTCAACATGGCCCGGACCTTCGAGACCGCGACCGGCAGCCTGGCCGACCGGCTGATGGCCGCCCTCCGGGCCGGCCAGGCCGGGGGCGGTGACAAGCGCGGCATGCAGTCGGCCGCGCTGCTCGTGGTCCGGAAGGACGGCGGCTACCTCGGCGCCAACGATCGCTTCATCGACATCCGCGTGTATGATGCCGTGGAGCCGATCGCCGAGCTCGAGCGGCTGCTCGCGCTGCACCGGCTGCACTTCTTCCCGAGCGCGCCGGCCGACCTGGTGGCGATCGGCCCCGAGATCCAGCGCCAGCTGGAGGCCATCCTGTTGCGGGAGCCGCCCGGGCAGGCCCAGAAGTGGCTGTCCCGCCCGCAGGGCCGCCTCACCCCGGAGTTCCTCGCCGCGCTCCGGGATTTCATGTACTGGGAAAACTACGACGTCCGGGTCCGGATGGATGGACAGATCGACCGCCAGGTCCTGGCCGACATCCTGCGGAAGCACCGGTAA